The following coding sequences are from one Lolium rigidum isolate FL_2022 chromosome 6, APGP_CSIRO_Lrig_0.1, whole genome shotgun sequence window:
- the LOC124666813 gene encoding uncharacterized protein LOC124666813, producing MELRNKIYKIKLDTRNKLGLEEEDKELHEVKMAEEHSKLEMDKVMEMTEVETKCEIEEGKLITEAESKLEEGGIEMAGADTKLEIVEAKEMAAGSNSEIEEEPDEMLEALTVLSTDMEDLFARYRDGWESLWSSKVDRFGSFVDTTSLSPMHFTHCTSGHLPHSAVVANTLQVYSIKVEEINEALELKWPLHVYGVVAARDTVDRNRNLIFLRQRYNCQTLTQKQPFLHLTGPSRAIVAIDPVNFEIELKVRGRTESEDRVLMSQAFHYSGNLCGSDATLSNDLCKIVLDFEELQQTVQATIVGVHVVKGKPFEHGCRVICVAEPPSKPVELQHKVSKSVVLRDRMAATQSDCHISLSRHVVSVQLHGMLKVVIFTYSSTGHKETARGRVFFTARECKTSWGRCDLGHSTVEVTVAWSRLVRDKLSLLSEGEL from the exons ATGGAGTTGCGGAACAAGATCTACAAAATCAAATTAGACACCAGAAACAAATTGGGGTTAGAGGAGGAAGACAAGGAGCTGCACGAGGTGAAGATGGCAGAGGAGCACTCCAAATTGGAGATGGATAAAGTCATGGAGATGACAGAGGTGGAGACCAAATGTGAGATAGAGGAAGGCAAGCTGATAACAGAGGCGGAGTCCAAATTGGAGGAGGGAGGCATCGAGATGGCAGGGGCGGATACCAAATTGGAGATAGTGGAAGCCAAGGAGATGGCAGCAGGGAGCAACTCAGAGATAGAAGAAGAACCCGATGAGATGTTGGAGGCGCTGACGGTGCTTTCCACGGACATGGAGGATCTCTTTGCTCGGTACCGTGATGGTTGGGAGTCGTTGTGGTCCAGCAAGGTTGATCGCTTTGGTAGCTTCGTCGACACGA CCTCATTGAGTCCCATGCACTTTACACACTGCACATCAGGACACCTTCCACATTCTGCTGTGGTCGCCAACACCTTGCAGGTCTACTCCATCAAAGTTGAAGAAATTAATGAAGCTCTTGAATTGAAGTGGCCACTTCACGTGTATGGAGTGGTTGCCGCTCGAGATACTGTTGATCGTAACCGTAACCTCATTTTCCTTCGTCAAAGATACAACTGCCAAACCCTCACCCAAAAG CAACCTTTTTTGCATCTGACTGGCCCGTCTCGTGCAATTGTGGCCATAGACCCTGTTAACTTCGAGATTGAACTAAAAGTAAGGGGCAGAACGGAGTCTGAAGATAGAGTGTTGATGAGTCAAGCCTTTCACTACAGTGGCAATTTATGTGGTTCAGATGCCACTCTGTCGAATGACTTATGCAAAATTGTGCTGGACTTTGAGGAACTTCAACAGACAGTTCAGGCCACTATTGTTGGCGTCCATGTTGTTAAGGGGAAGCCTTTCGAACATGGCTGCCGAGTTATCTGTGTTGCGGAGCCACCATCCAAGCCAGTTGAGCTTCAACATAAAGTTTCCAAGTCAGTTGTGCTTCGAGATAGAATGGCCGCTACCCAGTCAGATTGCCATATTAGTCTGTCAAGGCATGTTGTTTCTGTACAATTACACGGAATGCTGAAAGTTGTCATATTTACCTACTCATCAACTGGTCATAAGGAAACAGCACGTGGTCGTGTCTTCTTCACAGCCAGAGAATGCAAAACAAGTTGGGGCAGATGTGATCTTGGCCACTCTACGGTTGAGGTTACCGTTGCTTGGTCTCGCCTTGTTCGAGACAAACTGTCCCTCTTGAGCGAGGGAGAGCTTTGA